From one Lycium ferocissimum isolate CSIRO_LF1 chromosome 5, AGI_CSIRO_Lferr_CH_V1, whole genome shotgun sequence genomic stretch:
- the LOC132056371 gene encoding pentatricopeptide repeat-containing protein At2g13600-like yields the protein MLLSKLKKFTTLHEIVTGVHNEPSFSKFTTKKNYRASVIWDKNQEEEEESKYSNILRKCVETSKLDNAKAIQAKLLKNPGSTSSLYLHNNLLNAYVKCGDTTNGLKLFDEMTQRNVVTWTALIAGYVQKGFANEAFSLFTRMHRSGTMPNEFTFVSALHACSFEDRLNLINAYQVYGLITRLGFESNVYLVNAFLTTLIRHGRLDEALKVFERCSNKDIVTWNAMLGGCMQFCCSEVPRLWYRMIREGVVPDKFSFASVLTGLAEVSDLDLGVQVHAQLVKSGHGSEICVGNSLVDMYLKNRSLGAGFKAFKEIHFKDVCSWTQMAAGCLNCDEPIEALRVIGEMRRTGVMPNKFTLATAFSACANTASFKEGEKVHGLRVKLGDDIDVCVDNALLDMYAKCGCMDGAFMVFQSMSEHTTVSWTTMIMGYAQNGYPSKALETFHQMREEGAEPNYITFICVLYACSEGGLINEGWKYFTSMSDDYGILPGEDHYACMVNLLGRAGRVREAEELILSMPFQPGLLVWQTLLGASRLHGDMETAKRAAERALQVDKVDPSIYVLLSNTFAGLQNWDGVGTVRELMHRRDVKKVPGSSWF from the coding sequence ATGTTACTTTCAAAACTTAAAAAGTTCACAACTTTACATGAAATAGTAACTGGTGTCCATAATGAACCATCTTTCTCTAAATTTACAACAAAGAAAAACTATAGAGCATCTGTCATATGGGACAAGAACcaagaggaggaggaagagagCAAATATTCAAATATACTGCGTAAATGTGTCGAGACATCAAAATTAGATAACGCCAAAGCCATTCAGGCGAAACTGCTGAAAAACCCGGGCAGCACGTCTTCGCTATACTTACACAACAATCTTCTAAATGCTTATGTGAAATGTGGTGACACCACGAACGGGCTCAAACTGTTTGATGAAATGACTCAGAGAAATGTGGTAACTTGGACTGCCCTCATTGCTGGCTATGTGCAAAAGGGCTTTGCTAACGAAGCTTTCTCTTTGTTTACCCGTATGCACAGGAGTGGAACGATGCCTAACGAGTTCACTTTTGTGAGTGCCCTCCACGCTTGCTCGTTTGAGGATAGATTAAACTTGATTAATGCATACCAAGTATATGGACTAATCACAAGACTTGGGTTCGAGTCTAATGTTTACTTAGTGAATGCTTTTTTAACGACTTTGATTAGGCACGGTAGATTAGATGAAGCATTAAAGGTTTTCGAGCGATGTTCCAATAAAGATATTGTTACTTGGAATGCAATGCTAGGTGGTTGCATGCAATTTTGTTGCTCAGAGGTACCAAGGCTTTGGTACAGGATGATCCGCGAAGGAGTAGTACCAGATAAATTCAGTTTTGCTAGTGTTCTTACTGGGTTAGCAGAGGTTTCCGATCTTGATTTAGGTGTCCAAGTTCATGCCCAGCTTGTTAAGTCGGGTCATGGAAGTGAGATCTGTGTAGGGAACTCTTTGGTGGATATGTATTTGAAAAATCGAAGCTTGGGTGCGGGTTTCAAGGCGTTCAAAGAGATCCATTTTAAAGACGTTTGTTCCTGGACGCAAATGGCAGCAGGGTGTTTGAACTGCGACGAGCCAATTGAAGCTCTAAGGGTCATTGGAGAAATGAGGAGGACAGGAGTAATGCCTAATAAGTTTACTCTAGCTACTGCGTTTAGTGCATGTGCCAATACAGCCTCTTTCAAAGAAGGGGAGAAAGTTCATGGCTTGAGGGTCAAACTTGGGGATGACATTGATGTTTGTGTAGATAATGCATTGCTTGACATGTACGCGAAATGTGGTTGCATGGACGGGGCATTCATGGTTTTTCAGTCGATGAGTGAGCACACTACAGTTTCATGGACCACTATGATTATGGGCTATGCGCAAAACGGATATCCTAGTAAAGCTCTTGAAACTTTCCATCAGATGAGGGAGGAAGGGGCAGAGCCTAACTATATTACCTTCATATGTGTGCTTTATGCTTGCAGCGAAGGAGGACTTATCAATGAGGGATGGAAGTATTTCACTTCAATGAGTGATGACTATGGTATTCTCCCTGGAGAAGATCACTATGCTTGTATGGTGAATCTCCTTGGACGTGCTGGACGCGTTAGAGAAGCTGAGGAATTAATCTTGAGTATGCCCTTTCAACCTGGTTTATTGGTCTGGCAAACCTTGCTTGGGGCATCCCGGCTTCATGGGGATATGGAAACTGCAAAGCGAGCAGCAGAACGAGCATTACAAGTCGACAAAGTTGATCCTTCAATCTATGTGTTATTGTCCAACACATTTGCTGGTTTGCAAAATTGGGATGGTGTTGGAACTGTGAGGGAATTGATGCATAGAAGGGATGTCAAGAAAGTTCCTGGCTCCAGTTGGTTTTAA